A DNA window from Pseudomonas wuhanensis contains the following coding sequences:
- the rpsT gene encoding 30S ribosomal protein S20 has protein sequence MANTPSAKKRAKQAEKRRSHNASLRSMVRTYIKNVVKAIDAKDAAKAQAAYVLAVPVIDRMADKGIIHKNKAARHKSRLNGHVKALNVAAAA, from the coding sequence GTGGCCAACACACCTTCCGCCAAAAAACGTGCAAAACAGGCTGAGAAGCGTCGCAGCCACAACGCCAGCCTGCGTTCCATGGTTCGTACCTACATCAAGAATGTAGTTAAAGCCATCGACGCAAAAGACGCTGCCAAAGCTCAAGCTGCTTACGTTCTGGCTGTGCCAGTTATCGACCGCATGGCCGATAAAGGCATCATCCACAAGAACAAAGCTGCTCGCCATAAGAGCCGCCTGAATGGCCACGTCAAGGCCCTGAACGTTGCCGCTGCTGCCTAA
- the ribF gene encoding bifunctional riboflavin kinase/FAD synthetase, with translation MQLVRGLHNLRPQHRGCVATIGNFDGVHRGHQAILARLRERALELGVPSCVVIFEPQPREFFAPDTAPARLARLRDKLQLLALEGVDRVLCLAFNQRLSKLSASEFVDTILVDGLGVQHLEVGDDFRFGCDRLGDFDFLQQAGVLQGFTVEAAQTVELDGIRVSSTQVRNALAAADFALAERLLGRPYRIAGRVLHGQKLARQLGTPTANIQLKRRRVPLSGVYLVNVDIDGKTWPGVANIGVRPTVQGDGKAHLEVHLLDFAGDLYDRRLTVVFHHKLREEQRFASLEALKTAINADVAAARALSHLAPIANEEP, from the coding sequence ATGCAGCTGGTTCGAGGCCTCCACAACCTGCGCCCCCAGCATCGGGGCTGTGTCGCCACTATTGGCAACTTTGACGGTGTTCACCGTGGTCACCAGGCTATCCTGGCCCGGCTGCGTGAGCGTGCGCTCGAGTTGGGCGTGCCCAGCTGTGTGGTGATTTTCGAGCCGCAGCCGCGAGAATTCTTCGCCCCGGACACCGCCCCGGCCCGACTGGCCCGCTTGCGGGACAAACTGCAACTGCTGGCCTTAGAGGGTGTCGACCGGGTGCTGTGCCTGGCGTTCAATCAGCGCTTGAGCAAACTCAGCGCCAGCGAATTCGTCGATACTATTCTGGTGGACGGCCTCGGCGTACAGCATCTGGAGGTCGGTGACGATTTCCGTTTCGGCTGTGACCGGCTAGGGGATTTCGATTTCCTGCAACAGGCTGGCGTCCTTCAGGGGTTTACCGTTGAAGCGGCGCAGACCGTCGAGCTGGACGGTATTCGTGTCAGCAGCACTCAGGTGCGTAACGCCCTGGCCGCTGCAGATTTTGCCTTGGCCGAGCGGCTACTCGGTCGTCCGTACCGGATTGCCGGGCGAGTCCTGCACGGCCAGAAGCTGGCGCGCCAGCTCGGTACGCCGACCGCCAATATACAACTCAAGCGTCGTCGTGTGCCGCTGTCCGGGGTTTATCTGGTCAACGTCGACATCGACGGCAAGACCTGGCCAGGCGTCGCCAATATCGGTGTGCGGCCAACGGTCCAAGGTGATGGCAAAGCCCACCTCGAAGTACATCTTTTGGATTTTGCCGGCGATCTGTATGACCGGCGTTTGACGGTGGTTTTCCACCACAAGCTGCGTGAAGAGCAGCGTTTCGCCTCTCTGGAGGCGCTTAAGACGGCGATCAATGCGGATGTCGCCGCCGCCCGTGCCCTGTCGCACCTAGCGCCAATCGCTAATGAAGAGCCTTAA
- a CDS encoding CreA family protein — MRVAKGLLGLLLAMPLLALADEIGQVSTVFKFVGPNDRIVVEAFDDPKVDGVTCYLSRAKTGGVKGGLGLAEDRAEASIACRQVGPINFKGELKDGEEVFKERTSLVFKTMQVVRFLDKKRNTLVYLVYSDRLIEGSPQNAVTAIPILPWAHAQ; from the coding sequence ATGCGTGTGGCAAAAGGATTATTGGGCTTATTGTTGGCGATGCCGCTGCTGGCCTTGGCCGATGAAATTGGCCAGGTGTCGACGGTGTTCAAGTTTGTTGGTCCGAACGACCGTATCGTTGTCGAGGCGTTTGATGATCCGAAGGTGGATGGCGTGACATGCTACCTGTCGCGCGCCAAGACCGGCGGCGTAAAGGGTGGCTTGGGTCTGGCTGAGGATCGCGCTGAAGCATCTATTGCGTGCCGTCAGGTCGGTCCGATCAACTTCAAGGGTGAGCTCAAGGATGGCGAGGAGGTGTTCAAGGAGCGCACATCCTTGGTGTTCAAGACCATGCAGGTGGTGCGATTCCTCGACAAGAAGCGTAATACGCTGGTGTATCTGGTTTATAGCGATCGTTTGATCGAGGGCAGCCCGCAGAATGCGGTGACGGCGATTCCCATTCTGCCGTGGGCGCACGCTCAATAA
- the murJ gene encoding murein biosynthesis integral membrane protein MurJ: protein MNLLKSLAAVSSITMLSRVLGFVRDTLIARAFGAGMATDAFFIAFKLPNLLRRIFAEGAFSQAFVPILAEYKSQKGEEATRTFIAYVSGLLTLVLALVTALGMLAAPWVIWATAPGFVTTPEKFELTTDLLRVTFPYILLISLSSLAGAILNTWNRFSVPAFVPTLLNVSMIIFAVFLTPYFDPPVMALGWAVLVGGLAQLLFQLPHLKKIGMLVLPRLNLRDSGVWRVMKQMLPAIIGVSVSQISLIINTIFASFLVAGSVSWMYYADRLMELPSGVLGVALGTILLPTLARTYASQDRHEYSRILDWGLRLCFMLVLPCALALGILAEPLTVSLFQYGQFSAFDAAMTQRALIAYSVGLLGIIVIKVLAPGFYAQQNIRTPVKIAIFTLIVTQLFNLVLIGPLAHAGLALAISAGACINAGLLFYQLRKQQMYQPQPGWAKFGLKLLVAVVVMSAVLLGAMHFMPAWAEGHMLERLLRLGALVIAGVVAYFGMLLLMGFRLRDFNRKALS, encoded by the coding sequence ATGAATCTGCTCAAATCGTTGGCCGCTGTCAGCTCTATCACAATGCTTTCCCGGGTGTTGGGGTTCGTTCGCGACACCCTTATCGCTCGCGCATTTGGTGCGGGAATGGCGACAGACGCCTTCTTTATCGCCTTCAAACTGCCCAATCTGCTGCGGCGGATCTTCGCCGAGGGCGCATTTTCCCAGGCCTTCGTGCCGATTCTCGCCGAATATAAAAGCCAGAAGGGTGAGGAGGCGACGCGAACCTTCATTGCCTACGTCTCGGGCCTGCTGACGCTGGTGCTGGCGCTGGTCACCGCGCTGGGCATGCTCGCCGCGCCTTGGGTCATCTGGGCCACGGCACCGGGTTTCGTCACGACCCCGGAAAAATTCGAGCTGACCACCGATCTGCTGCGGGTCACTTTTCCTTATATATTGCTGATCTCCCTGTCTTCATTGGCCGGAGCGATCCTCAATACATGGAATCGCTTCTCGGTGCCGGCCTTCGTGCCGACCCTGCTCAATGTCAGCATGATCATCTTCGCGGTGTTCCTGACGCCGTATTTCGATCCGCCGGTAATGGCGCTGGGCTGGGCTGTTCTGGTGGGAGGCCTGGCGCAATTGCTGTTTCAGCTGCCGCACCTGAAAAAAATCGGCATGTTGGTGCTGCCACGTCTGAATCTGCGCGACAGTGGTGTCTGGCGGGTCATGAAACAGATGCTGCCAGCGATCATCGGCGTTTCGGTGAGTCAGATTTCGCTGATCATCAACACCATATTTGCTTCGTTTCTGGTGGCCGGTTCCGTGTCCTGGATGTATTACGCCGATCGCCTGATGGAGTTGCCATCCGGCGTGCTGGGTGTGGCACTGGGCACGATTCTGCTGCCGACTCTGGCCAGGACCTATGCCAGCCAGGATCGCCACGAATACTCGCGGATCCTCGATTGGGGGCTGCGCCTGTGCTTCATGCTGGTATTGCCGTGCGCCCTGGCGCTGGGGATTCTGGCGGAGCCGCTGACGGTTTCGCTGTTCCAGTACGGTCAGTTCAGCGCTTTCGATGCGGCAATGACCCAGCGTGCGCTGATTGCTTATTCCGTCGGTTTGCTGGGGATTATCGTCATCAAAGTGCTGGCGCCGGGCTTTTATGCGCAACAAAACATCCGCACCCCGGTAAAAATCGCGATTTTCACCCTGATCGTCACCCAGTTGTTCAACCTTGTGCTGATCGGTCCGCTGGCTCACGCCGGTCTGGCCCTGGCCATCAGCGCGGGTGCCTGCATCAACGCCGGGCTGCTGTTCTATCAGCTGCGCAAGCAGCAGATGTATCAGCCGCAACCGGGCTGGGCAAAGTTCGGGCTCAAACTGCTGGTGGCGGTGGTGGTGATGTCCGCGGTATTGCTGGGCGCAATGCACTTCATGCCGGCTTGGGCGGAAGGGCATATGCTGGAGCGTTTGCTGCGTCTGGGCGCATTGGTGATCGCCGGCGTGGTGGCGTATTTCGGCATGTTGCTGTTGATGGGCTTCCGTTTGCGTGACTTCAATCGCAAGGCTTTGAGTTGA
- the proB gene encoding glutamate 5-kinase, which produces MRSKVTGAQRWVVKIGSALLTADGKGLDRAAMGVWVEQMVALHEAGVELVLVSSGAVAAGMSRLGWTVRPSAMHELQAAAAIGQMGLVQAWESSFAEHGRHTAQILLTHDDLSDRKRYLNARSTLRALVELKVIPVINENDTVVTDEIRFGDNDTLAALVANLVEADLLVILTDRDGMFDADPRNNPDAKLIYEARADDPALDAVAGSTGGALGRGGMQTKLRAARLAARSGAHTIIVGGRIERVLDRLKAGERVGTLLSPERGMLAARKQWLAGHLQTRGTLVLDAGAVTALSQGNKSLLPVGVKLVQGSFRRGEMVVCVAPDGREIARGLANYSALEAQKIIGQSSEAIVGLLGYMAEPELVHRDNLILV; this is translated from the coding sequence ATGCGGAGCAAGGTGACAGGTGCGCAGCGTTGGGTCGTGAAGATCGGCAGCGCTTTGCTGACGGCGGACGGCAAAGGCCTGGATCGCGCGGCAATGGGTGTCTGGGTCGAGCAGATGGTTGCCCTGCACGAAGCGGGCGTTGAGCTGGTGCTGGTGTCCTCCGGGGCGGTGGCGGCGGGCATGAGTCGTCTGGGCTGGACCGTACGACCCAGTGCAATGCACGAGTTGCAGGCGGCTGCCGCCATCGGTCAGATGGGGTTGGTGCAGGCCTGGGAGTCGAGCTTCGCCGAGCATGGCCGGCATACCGCGCAGATTCTCCTGACTCACGACGATTTATCCGACCGCAAGCGCTACCTGAACGCTCGCAGTACGCTGCGGGCGTTGGTCGAACTCAAGGTGATCCCGGTGATCAACGAGAACGACACCGTGGTCACTGACGAAATTCGTTTCGGCGACAACGACACGCTGGCGGCGCTCGTGGCGAACCTGGTTGAGGCCGATTTGTTGGTGATCCTCACTGATCGCGATGGCATGTTCGATGCCGATCCGCGCAACAATCCCGACGCCAAGCTGATTTATGAGGCGCGTGCCGATGATCCGGCGCTGGATGCGGTGGCTGGCAGCACGGGCGGAGCGCTGGGTCGTGGCGGTATGCAGACCAAGTTGCGCGCTGCGCGTCTGGCGGCGCGTTCCGGTGCGCACACCATCATCGTTGGTGGGCGCATTGAGCGAGTGCTGGATCGTCTCAAGGCGGGCGAGCGCGTCGGCACCTTGTTGTCACCTGAGCGCGGCATGTTGGCGGCGCGCAAGCAGTGGCTGGCCGGGCATCTGCAAACTCGCGGCACGCTGGTGCTGGATGCGGGTGCGGTGACGGCGCTGTCCCAGGGCAACAAAAGTTTGCTGCCGGTGGGCGTCAAGCTGGTCCAGGGCAGTTTCCGTCGCGGCGAAATGGTGGTCTGCGTGGCGCCGGACGGTCGTGAAATCGCCCGTGGCCTGGCTAACTACAGCGCTCTGGAAGCACAAAAAATCATCGGTCAGTCGTCTGAGGCGATTGTCGGTTTGTTGGGTTACATGGCGGAGCCGGAACTGGTTCACCGCGATAACCTGATTCTGGTCTGA